The DNA segment GCTATAATGCAAATGTTTGAAAATATATTAAAGATATTAATAAAATCAAAAAAGGGTGGGTTGATTTGGTTAATATAAGAGATGTTGCGAAGTATTGTGGAGTCTCAGCTATGACTGTATCCAGAGCATTGAATAACAGCGGCCAAATATCAAAAGAGACAAAAGAAAGGATATTGAAAGCTTGTGAAGAATTAGGATACAGGCCCAATTTTGCTGCCAGAAGCCTTGTCACGAAAAAAACCAATATGATTGGACTCATTATACCCGATATAACAAATCAATATTATTCACAAGTAAGCAAAGGTGTCAGTTCATATCTAAGCCTTCATGGTTATGGGCTATTGCTCTGCAATAGCGACAGAAAAAAGGAAGAAGAAAGAAGGTATCTTAACTTTTTGGCAGAAGGCAGAGTTGACGGAATAATTATCTTGCCTGTAAAACCAAAGAAAGAAGATTATGAAGGGATTCTAAAAGAAATACCGCTTGTTGTAGCGGATAATTACGTTGATGGGCTTGATGCAAACTTTGTCGGCAACGACAACTACCATGGAGCATCAGAGATCGTACGGCACATGGTAAAACAGGGATTTAAAAAGATTGGAGCTATACTTGGACCATCAAGTTCCAGCGCTTCAAACGAAAGATTAAGAGCATATAAAGATATATTGGCAGAAAATAACATAGAATATCAGAGTGATATTGTTTTAGAAAGCGATGCCACATTTGATGATGGATTTAACTTGGCAAAAACCTTAATCGAAAAAGGTGTTGACAGCATTTTTGCAATAAATGATACTGTCGCATTAGGAGTCATAAAATACTGCTATTTGAACAATATTAAAATACCAGATGATGTAGGTATAGCGGGGTACGACAATATTCAGCAATCGTCTATGTTGCCTGTTCCATTGACGACGGTGGATCAAAATGGAAGTCAATTGGGAAAAGTGGCTGCAGAAACGATGATAAGTTTGTTGACAGGTAATGAGATGATTCCGAAGAAAATCATCCTTAAGCCACAATTGATAGTTAGAAAATCTTTAAGGGAAAGCTAATAGTGTTATTGACTATTTTTTAAATAAAGAGTATACTTTATTTAGACGTTACGTTAACGGTAACATATAAAGGAGGTATTTTTTGTGGAGATAAGATATGCCAGTCATTATGAGGACGTTAAGCACTATGACACATCTGAATTGAGAAGACATTTTTTAATCGAAAATCTATTCGAGGCAGATAAGATTAATATGGTCTACAGCCATGTAGACAGGATAATCGTGGCAGGCGTTGTACCGATAAATGAGGTGCTTCGACTGGAGACAAGCAAAGAATTGGGAACAGATTATTTTTTGGAAAGAAGAGAGATGGGCATAATTAATATAGGCGGAACGGGTATCGTAAATCTGGATGGCGAAAAATATGAGCTGAAAAATAGCGATGGCTTGTATGTTGGCATGGGGGTAAAGGAAGTAAGCTTTGAAAGTGTAGATGCCCTAAAGTCTGCAAAGTTTTACATCAATAGCGCTACAGCCCATAAGAGCTATCCTACAGTTAAAATAGGTTTAGACGATGCAAACAAAGTAAAAGCAGGCACTGATGAAGAGTGCAATAAGAGAACGATAAATCAGTACATCCATCCTGCAGTATGTCAAAGCTGCCAATTGGTGATGGGCATGACTATATTAGAACCTGGTAGCATATGGAATACGATGCCGTGCCATACCCATGATAGGAGGATGGAAGTTTATCTTTATTTCAATATGGATGAAGATAATGTGGTGTTTCACTTTATGGGCAAGCCAAATGAGACCAGACATATTGTCGTAAAAAATGAGCAAGCGGTTATATCTCCAAGCTGGTCGATTCACTCTGGCGTAGGTACAAAGAATTACACGTTTATATGGGGAATGGTAGGCGAGAATCAGACATTTACCGATATGGACACTATACCTACAAAAGATCTAAGATGAGGAGGGGTTAATCATGCACAGCATTAATGATTTTTCAATGGACTTTTTCAGATTAGACGGAAAAGTGGCAATTGTGACAGGTGGGAATACAGGATTAGGACAAGGGTATGCGGTGGCTTTAGCGAAAGCCGGAGCTGATTTATTTATAGTTACCCATAATAATCGCTTTGATGAAACAAGAGAGCTTATCGAAAAAGAAGGCGGCAAGGTGGAATTCTTCCAGACAGATTTATCGAGGAGAGAAAATATAAATGCAGTTGTAGACAGATGTCTTGAGGTTTATGGCAAGATTGATGTGCTTGTAAACAATGCAGGTACAATAAAAAGGTCTCCTTTGCTTGAATACAAAGATGAAGATTGGAAGACTGTTTTAGACATCAATCTGAATGCGGTGTATTATTTAAGCCATGAAGTGGCGAAGGTAATGGTCAAACAAGGTGGAGGAAAAATCATAAACATAGCTTCAATGCTTTCGTTTCAAGGCGGAAAATTTGTACCGGCATATACGGCATCAAAACACGGGGTTGTAGGAATTACAAGGGCTTTTGCAAATGAATTGGCAGACAAAAACATACAGGTAAATGCAATAGCTCCAGGATATATTGAAACCAACAATACAGCGCCAATAAGAGCTGATGAAAGCAGAAATGCCGAGATACTTTCGAGAATACCTGCAGGAAGATGGGGTCACCCGTTTGACGTGATGGGAGCTTTAGTATTTTTGGCAAGCAAAGCTTCAGACTATGTAAACGGACACGTATTAGCTGTCGATGGCGGCTGGCTTGTAAGGTGATTAAAATTCATAAAATTTTTTATTTTACAATGTCCTTTCCAGTCATATTTTTTCTTTTTTTACAAACAATATTGATTGGGGAGGCGCATATTATGAATGGAAGAACTACGAGTTGGGTTGTTACTGGTGTTGGAGCGGCTGTGACGGCTGCGGGACTTATGACAGGCGGAATGTTGGGTGCTGGAATTACTGGCTTTGGATTGGCGCACGTCGTGTTAGGAGTTTTAGACATGTTTAGGCCGACAGTGCAAAGATAGCACAATATCTCCTCAGTTTTTGCTGGGGAGATTGTTTTTATTGCAATAAGATCTCAAATGCGAATATTGTCCAAAAATTTTAAAAATGATTGACAAATCCATTTTATTGCTGTATAATGATAAAAAATAAAAGATTTTTCGATGATCAGGAATAGTAGCTTAAGCGATTAATACAAGCGAGTCAGGGATGGTGTGAGCCTGATTATTATAGCTTTAGCGAATGGGCCTGTGAGATGCGAGGTGAAGTGTAGTAGCCGAGCCGGTAAACACCGTTATATGTGATGCACATGTTAGTGTGCTTAGAGATAAGACATATTGTCTTAAGAAGGGTGGCACCGTGGAAGCATAGCCTTTCGCCCCTACATTAGGGGTGGAAGGCTTTTTAATTTACATTTTTTAAGGAGGGAGGTGAAGAAAGTGGATACAAGAAAGACATTGAGAGAGTTTATACTTTGCGCATTGCTTATGGCTATTGGCGTAGTGTTACATTTTATCACTCCAGCTTTCATGTTAAATATGAGGCCAGATTTTATGCTTTCCATGCTTTTCATATCATTGATGATCGTCGACGATCTGAAAATCAATTATGTAACAGCAATCATCGCAGGAATATTGACGGCATTGACAGGATCTATGCCTGGAGGACAGATTGCAAATCCAATCGATAAACTTGTCACATCTACAATCATAATTTTGATGCTTAAGGTTTTGAGAAACAGAGTAAATGAAGGAATCATCGCTGGAGTAGTTGGCATCATAGGGACAATCATTTCAGGTTCAGTTTTTTTAGGCGTTGTGTCGCTTGTAGCAGGACTTCCGGGACCATTTTATCTCTTGATGCTGACAGTTGTCATACCTACAGCAGTGGTAAATACTGTAGTCACTGTAATTGGTTATTACATCATAAAGAAAGTTTCCAAGTCTACACTTGTTATAAATAAGTAGCACTTTGACATATATTAATCCTCGAAAGAGGATTTTTGTTTTTTGTAGAATAAAATATTGTGTGACATTGACTTAATATGTGACTATTGAAAAATTTCAATCCCTGTTGTAATATTTATGGGTAGGGGGCAAGAAATAATTATGAAAACGTTGCATAGCATCTTTAATTTCTTTAAGAAAAATATAATATTGATATTGATAACGCTAATTGCAGTATTAAGCATTTTTTTATATAAATTTCAGCAGATCGAGGAACCTGTTTTAGCAGGTAAACCATTATATCACTTTTATTTAGTAGCACAAAATTCGGTGGATCCGTTTTGGAAGGAAGTGCAAAAAGGTGCGGAAGATGCTGCAAAATACTATAACGTCGCTGTCGAATTTAATGCTCCAAAGTTTAATAATATTAATGAAGAATTGGAGTTTCTCGATATAGCAGTTTTATCAAAAGTAGATGGTATTATAACACATGTTTCATATGATGGGGACTTCAATACGCTGATAGATGAAGCTTATGCAAACAATATACCTGTTGTTACAATTGAAAATGATTTAAAAGACAGCAAAAGGAAGTCTTTTGTAGGTGCCAACAGCTTTATTTTGGGAGAAGAAGCTGGAAAGCTTATGAGACAGTCTACAGGAGGCAAAGCTAATATAGCTGTTATCATGAGCAATGATGTAGGAAATGACACAACAAGCCAGAACTTAAAACTGAATGGATTCTTAAGCATTATAAACAGTGTACCAGGTATGAAAGTTTCAAAAGTATATACGTCACAGTTAGGTGCTTTAAGTGCAGAAGAAATAACTCAGTCCATCATAAACAGCAACGATGGTATAAATGCTTTGTACATTACAGATTCTGTGGATACAATTGGTGCCTCACAAGTGGTGGTGGATTTCAGCAAGGTAGGTGAAATATCTATAGTTGGATATGGAGATACGCCTGATATATTAAGGTACGTTGACAAAGGCATAATTTATGGTACAGTGGTGAGCGATCCATATAAGATGGGTTATGAAAGCATTAAAGCCTTGATTGAGATCAAAAAAAATAACGATGTTTCTACTTTTATAGACACAGGCGTAAATATAATAACTAAAAGCAATGTAAAAGAGTATGAGGATAAGACAAAACAAAAAGATTAGTAGGTGTTATGGTGAATAAGAGTTTATTTCAGTTTAAAGGAATAAGAAGAAAAATATTTGCACATCTTTTGATAACTACACTTATTATGGGGATTACAAGCATATACTCTTATTATAATGCGAAAATTGTAATAGACAGGTTAAAGTCTATTTTTACTGATTATGTCTACTTAAATAGCCTTAACAACGACATAAATTCTCTGGAGACAGAAGTTGAAAAATATCTTTCTACAAAATCTTCCGATTCGCTTCTAAATTATTACACCATTAGCAACAAGCTAAACAATAGTGCTGAAGACATGATAAGCATAACAACGTATGATAATGACAGCCTCATGCAAAAGGACATTGGCAATATGATAATAAGCCTTCTATCTGAGACAGATAAAGCTGTAAATGCCAAGAGGGGCAGAATAAGCAGCGAATATATAGAGTATTTCACAAGAGCAAATAAAATAAATGATTATATAAAATTATACATCAATAATTTAATGTACAATAAACTTCAAGAAGGTACAATAAAGTACAACAAGATATCTAAGAATATGGTTTTTATAAGCTTTTTAAATATTTTTCTGATAGTTATATCTGTGGTTTTAAATATCGTGTTAGCGATTATATACACATATAGGATAACAAAGCCAATTTCAGAGTTATCTGACACAGCAATGAGGATTTCAAAAGGAGATTTTGACATAGATCCAATTAAAATTAAGACAGACGATGAAGTTAATATCTTGGCTGATGCTTTTAACAATATGGTTACTAATATTAAAAATTATATAGATGAGATAAAAATGCAGGCTAAAGTAGAAAAGCGTCTTAAAGAGCAAGAGATGCAGAACCTTAAGATGAAAAATATCTTGAGAGAATCGGAGTTGAAGGCACTCCAGTCCCAGATAAATCCACATTTTTTATTTAATACTTTAAATGCCGCATCACAAATCGCTATGATGGAAGGCGCAGAAAAATCATCTGAATTTATAGAAAAGGTGGCGGATCTTTTCAGGTACAATCTTAGAAAACTTGATAAACCAGTTACGCTGAAAGAAGAAATAGACAATGTGTTTAATTACATGTACATTCTAAAGACAAGATTTGGCGATAAAGTGGAGTTCCAGGCGAACATAGATGAGAAACTTTTAGATGTAAAGGTGCCTTGTACAATTGTTCAGCCTGTTGTTGAAAATGCATTCATTCATGGTATAGAAGACATGGATAGAGATGGTCATATAAAGATAGAGATTAAAAGAGTAGGAGAAAGTATTCATATTGATGTCATAGATGACGGTATGGGAATGACTAAGGAAAGTATTGAGAAGATTCTGGCTGCGGATGATCCTGACAACGATGAGAATAAGCATGTCACAGGCATTGGAATGCACAATGTGATAAACCGTTTAAGGCTATACTACAACAAGCCCAATATAAGTGATGTCATAGAGATAGAAAGCCGCATAGGATATGGAACAAGGGTGACTTTAAAAATTCCTGATGGAAGGGGTAGTGCAGCATGATAAAAATACTTATAGCAGATGATGAGCAGATAGTGGTGGATTCTGTAAAATTTATCATTGATAATAACTGTGAAGACGTGGAAGTTGTAGGTTTTGCAAAATCGGGAAGAGAAGCCATAGAAAAAGCTCACATGTTAAAGCCTGATGTTGTATTCATGGACATAAGAATGCCTGGTATAGATGGCATAGAGGCAATTAAGAGAATTAAGGAAAGTCACAATGATATAGAGTTTGTCATAATCACAGCTTATGATTACTTCAACTATGCGAAAGAGGCAATAAACTTAGATGTAGTAGACTACCTTTTAAAACCGCTAAATAAAAACAAGGTCATAGATACTGTCAAAAAAGTCGAAAGATTGATAGAAAAAAAGCGCCAAGATATGGAAAAAGAATTGGAAATGAAGGAAAAAATGACAGCGATACTGCCTTATATTGAAAATGAAATGATATATTCCTTGTCATCGTCTAATTTTAAGCAGGAAGATATTGATTTTTATGGAAATATATTTAATATTAAATTAGATATGGGCTTTGCCGTAGTCGTCTTGCTTGATAAAGACAGCACAGATTCGGATATTTTTATGGGAAATGTTAAAGTGCACGAAAATCTGATGTACCTTAAAGAATATATAAAAAGTTTAAAAGATTGCCTTGCAACTATTTTGCTTGACAGGATAATAGTCTATGTACCTACAGTAGCTTATGATGATCTATATATAATTAAAAATGATTCAATTAGCTTTTGTGAAATGATTTTAAAAGAGATGAGAAACCTCGAGATAGGAGTCAGAATAGGCATAGGCAGACCATATGAGACAGCTTATTTTTCGAAGTCATATGATGAAGCTTTATTTGCCATAAAGACAGGTTCTGACGCTATAACACATTTTGACGACATTAAGCTATCTGAAGCAAAAGAACTTGGTTTAAATTATGATACGGCTGAGCTTGTAGAAAATATCATATCCAATAGCATTGACGGAGCTTTAATTAATGTCAACAGTATTTTTCAAAAATTGCAACATAACTATAAAGATAGTATAGAACTGATTAAATCGAAGGTCTTTAGCCTTCTTATTGAAGTTATGACTAAAATCAACACCTACTGTGATGTTACGTCAGTATTAGAAGAAAATTTGATTATCGATATTTTGAAGACCGACGAAATAGATAGCCTAAAAGATATGTTTTCAAAATTTATATCAAACGTTATAACGAAATTGCACAGAAATAGGGAGAAATACTACACGGGACTTATTGCAAAGGCTATTGATTATATAAATAAAAATTACCACAAGGAGGTAAAACTTTACGATGTGGCCCAGATGCTGAGCATAAGCTATCACTATTTCAGCAAGATGTTTAAAGAAGAGACAAAGTGCAATTTTGTTGATTACATCACTCGAGTAAGAATAGAAAAGGCGAAAGAGTTTTTGCAGGACGAAACTATAAGTGTAAAGGAGGTTTGCTTTAAGGTAGGGTACAATGATCCTAACTATTTTAGCAGGATATTTAGAAAGGAGACAGGCATGACTCCTACGGATTACAAAAATAGAGTATCAAAAGGAGGTGTTGCGTTTGAAAATTAAACTAAGAGATGTGGTATTAGTGCTGCTTACGTTGATATTGCTGGTTCTTCTGGTGTTATTAGGGAACAGGATTTACAAATATTATGAAGCTAGCAAATATGTTGACGATACAAGTGATAAAAATGTGATAAAGATAGGATTTTCCCTCGGTACTTTGAAAGAAGAAAGATGGGTAAAGGATCGGGATATATTCATGGCAAAAGCGAAAGAGTTGGGGGCAGAAGTTTTTGTGCAAAATGCAAACAATGATGACGAGGATCAACTAAAGCAAGTGAAATATTTGCTGGACAAGAAGATTGACGTGCTTGTCATTGTTCCAAACGATCTTAAGAAAGCTTCTGCAGCGGTGGAGATGGCTAAAAAAGCAGGTGTCAAGGTTATTTCCTACGACAGACTTGTCTTAAATTCAAATGTAGATTTATATATTTCATTTGATAATGTAAAAGTCGGAAAGCTAATGGCAGAATACCTTATTAAAAGGTATCCAAAAGGCAATTATCTCATAATAAATGGTGCAACAAATGACAACAACACAAAGATGATTAAAGAAGGGTATGACAGCGTATTGCTTCCAAAGGTTAAAAGTGGAGACATACGCATATTAGGAGAGGAATGGACTCCAAACTGGATGTCAGAATACGCATTTCAGTCTACTGAAAAATATATACAGGAAAATTATAAGATAGATGCAATAATTGCAGGTGACGATGGATTGGCAAATGGCATAATTGAAGCATTGTCAGAACACAGGTTGGCAGGCAAGGTGGCTGTTGTAGCGCAGGATGCTGATCTTGCTGCATGTCAGAGAATAATAGAGGGTACTCAGCTTATGACTATATACAAGCCAATTGATAAACTTGCTGGAGATGCGGCGAAGTTGGCAGTGAAATTGGCAAAAGGGGAGAAATTAAACGTAGGCAATACGATTTACGATGGGAAGTACAATGTTCCATATTACAAGCTGGAGCCAATAGCGGTTGACAAGACTAACATAGACGATACTGTGATTAAAGATGGCTTTCATAGCCGCGACGATGTTTACAGATATACCAATTGATTTTTTTAAGGCTTAAAGCCTTTATTTTTTTGTCATAAAATAATCCAGATAAAATTTCAAATAAAATTATTTAAAGCAAAAAAATGAACGAAAACAAAAAATGGTTTAGAGGCGAAATAAAGATGTTTGTAGAATATATATAAGCGAAAATATAAACAACAGAAAGGAGATAGTATTTATGAAAACATTTAGGTTATGGCTTGTAGTTGCTTTGATGATTTTCGCAACTTTTGCATTTGCAGGTTGTGGCAACAGCACAAATTCAAGCAGCACAAGCTCAAACAATACAAGCTCAAGTAATACGAGTTCAAGCAATACAAGCTCAAATAGTGCAGGTAAGTATTCAAATGTTGGCATAGTGCTTCCAACAAAAGCTGAATCAAGATGGCCAATGGCACAGAAGCAATTTGAACAAGCATTGCCAGGCGCGACGATTCTTTATAGTAACGGAGATACCGCTACTGAAAAGACAAACGTTGAAAGTCTCATATCTAAAGGTGTAAAGGTTCTTGTTATCGTTCCGCAGGATGCAACTGCAGCAGCGGCTGAAGTAAACGAGGCTCATAGTAAAGGTATCAAAGTTATTTCTTATGACAGACTTATAATGAATACACCAAATGTTGACTACTATGTAACATTTGACAGCGTAGCTGTTGGTGCAGCTCAAGCTCAATATTTGGTTGACAATGCTAAAGGTACAGGTAATCACTTGTATTTATATGCAGGTGCTCCTTCAGACAACAATGCATTCTTGTTCTTCCAAGGTGCTTGGAGTGTTCTTCAACCAAAGATTGCTGATGGTACATTTGTAATAGAAAATTCAAGTATTGCTGATTCATTAAAGAACACAGCAACACTTTCCCACAGTCAATTAGCTCAAATTATAGGTCAGATTACAACAAACTGGGATCCAGCAACTGCTAAGACATTAGCACAAGCTAACTTGGCAAAAGCAAAGGCAGATCAGAAGGGCGTTGTTTATGTTCTTGCTCCAAATGATGATACATCACGTGCTATAACAGATACATTCAGAGCAGACAAAGATGTTACTCAGATTTACTCAACAGGTCAGGACTTTACACAGGCTTCGTTGCAGTACATTTTGGATGGCAAACAGAGCATGACAATTTGGAAATCAGATGCAAAACTTGTTGCTGACGTTAAAGATATAGTTGATTCTATCAACAATAACGCAAAGCCATCATGTATCGTAACAACTTACAACAATGGCAGTGCAGATGTTCCTGCAACAAAAGCTCCTTTGACTATCGTTACAAAGGATAACGCTGAAAGCATTATTAATTCTTCAGGATTGTATAAAGTGGATAACGGTAAAGTTAGTCCAGTACAATAATCGACTGTTAATTATTACGCTGTACAATTTTAGAAGGGTAGGATAAACTTTTGCTTATCATACCCTTCGACTTTAATTTAGGAGGTGCAAACTCTTGAAAGACGCTGAATATATTCTTGAAATGGATAATATCGGGAAAACATTTCCTGGTGTTAAAGCACTTGATGGCGTAAACTTTAAGGTTAAGCGAGGAGAAATTCATTGTTTGGTTGGTGAAAATGGTGCAGGGAAATCAACGTTGATGAAGATTCTCTCAGGTGTTTACCCATCAGGTACATTTACTGGAAGAATTATTTTAAATTCTACTGAACAACATTTTAGAAGCATTGAGGATAGTGAAAGAGCAGGAATTGCCATAATACATCAGGAGCTTGCTTTAATACCGGAACTTACAATTTATGAAAACATATTTTTGGGACACGAAATCAAAAAAGGCCCGTTTATAGATTGGAATGAAACGATTATTAAAGCCAAAGAAGTGCTTAAAAGAATTCGCGTAAATATTAATCCTGAAACTAAAGTTAAGGATGTTGGAGTTGGAGTCCAGCAGCTTGTTGAAATAGGTAAAGCCTTAAGTAAAGATGTTAAACTTTTGATTTTAGACGAACCTACAGCAGCACTCAGTGAAGTTGATTGCGAGAATTTGCTGCAAATTTTAAGAGAATTAAAGAAACAAGGCATAACCTGTATAATGATCTCGCATAAATTAAAAGAAGTTATCTCTATTGCTGATACAATCACGGTTTTAAGAGATGGAAAGACAATTACGTCAATTGATGCTACTAAGCGCAAAGTTGAGGAAAAAGAAATAATTAAGTATATGGTTGGCAGAGAGATAGAAGATATTTATCCAAAGAGGGAAGGCGTTAAATATGGAGATGTATGTTTTGAATTGAAAAACTGGACAGCTTTTGACCCAAGCAAAGGACGTGAAATTCTCCATAATATTAATTTTAAAGTCCACAAAGGTGAAATTGTTGGAATTGCAGGGCTTATGGGCGCAGGGCGTACCGAAATGGCTCTAAGTATTTTTGGCAATACAAAACATTATATTATAAAAGGCGAATTATATGTTAATGGAGTCAAAAAGCATTTAAGCTCTCCTGAGAAAGCTATTAAAGAGAAAATTGTATATGTTACAGAGGATAGAAAAGGAAATGGACTTGTATTGATTCAAGATATAAAATTTAATATACCTCTTTCCAATCTCAAGCAATTACTGAAAGGGCTTTTTATTGATCAACATGAAGAAGTAAATGCTGCCAATAAGTTCTTTAATGAGCTAAATATTAAAGCGCGTTCTATCGAGCAAGTTGTTGGGACTTTGTCTGGTGGAAATCAGCAAAAGGTTTCTGTAGCGAAAGGACTTTTTACTTTGCCAGACTTGCTGATTTTGGATGAACCAACTCGAGGAATTGATGTTGGAGCTAAGTTCGAAATATATACAATTATGAATGAACTTGTTAAGAGGGGTATGAGCATCATAATGATTTCCTCTGAGTT comes from the Thermoanaerobacterium aotearoense genome and includes:
- a CDS encoding sugar ABC transporter ATP-binding protein; this encodes MDNIGKTFPGVKALDGVNFKVKRGEIHCLVGENGAGKSTLMKILSGVYPSGTFTGRIILNSTEQHFRSIEDSERAGIAIIHQELALIPELTIYENIFLGHEIKKGPFIDWNETIIKAKEVLKRIRVNINPETKVKDVGVGVQQLVEIGKALSKDVKLLILDEPTAALSEVDCENLLQILRELKKQGITCIMISHKLKEVISIADTITVLRDGKTITSIDATKRKVEEKEIIKYMVGREIEDIYPKREGVKYGDVCFELKNWTAFDPSKGREILHNINFKVHKGEIVGIAGLMGAGRTEMALSIFGNTKHYIIKGELYVNGVKKHLSSPEKAIKEKIVYVTEDRKGNGLVLIQDIKFNIPLSNLKQLLKGLFIDQHEEVNAANKFFNELNIKARSIEQVVGTLSGGNQQKVSVAKGLFTLPDLLILDEPTRGIDVGAKFEIYTIMNELVKRGMSIIMISSELPEILGMSDRIYVMSNGTMTGVIDAKDATEEKIMEMATA